In the Bactrocera tryoni isolate S06 unplaced genomic scaffold, CSIRO_BtryS06_freeze2 scaffold_11, whole genome shotgun sequence genome, one interval contains:
- the LOC120779670 gene encoding uncharacterized protein LOC120779670, with amino-acid sequence MPSDNHKIVIRADKAPAGQHAGRFNAPTIDEVAIVVVGENLENRDIVLLRRNDQLQRVSETHRSYDALQYPILFWQGEDGYHFSNKMINPVTGAETEQKKLVQ; translated from the exons ATGCCATCAGATAATCATAAAATTGTCATCAGAGCCGATAAGGCGCCTGCAGGACAACATGCTGGACGTTTTAATGCGCCAACAAttgatgaagtggctattgtcgtcgtgggagaaaatttagaaaaccgaGACATTGTTTTACTTCGACGGAACGATCAACTTCAGCGTGTGTCTGAAACACATCGATCATATGATGCCTTACAATATCCTATCCTATTTTGGCAAGGTGAAGACGGCtatcatttttcaaataagatGATAAATCCAGTTACAG gTGCTGAAACCgaacaaaaaaagttagttCAATGA